A genomic region of Desulfonatronum thiodismutans contains the following coding sequences:
- the argC gene encoding N-acetyl-gamma-glutamyl-phosphate reductase: protein MQRIPVGLVGVAGYTGMELCRLLAGHPEMELVRATSRSEAGKTLGRLLPHLAGTGLAELVVTQPDTDDLAEVCKLVFLAVPHGTAMDMAAELLQKGVRVVDLSADFRLRDPQVYAQWYNLEHRHADLLDQAVYGLPELYARDIARADLTANPGCYPTSVLLALAPALQVGLVEPDGIVADSKSGASGAGRKAATATLFCEVHDTFRAYGLGKHRHTPEMEQEMGKLVGAPVVLSFNPHLLPVDRGILSTVYTRLTRSVTGEEVQELYREFYSSRSETLGPTAGAWVRVHPQGSWPETRFTRGTMFCDLGLLVDARTNRLVIVSVIDNLCRGASGQALANANLMLGFDPALGLPVAPLVP from the coding sequence ATGCAACGCATTCCCGTCGGACTCGTGGGCGTGGCCGGATATACCGGCATGGAACTGTGCCGGCTTTTGGCCGGGCATCCGGAAATGGAACTCGTTCGGGCCACCAGCCGGAGCGAGGCAGGCAAGACTTTGGGACGGCTGCTGCCCCATCTGGCCGGGACCGGCTTGGCCGAGTTGGTGGTCACTCAGCCGGACACGGATGATCTGGCCGAGGTCTGCAAGCTGGTCTTTCTGGCCGTGCCCCACGGGACGGCCATGGACATGGCCGCGGAGCTGCTCCAAAAAGGCGTCCGGGTGGTGGACCTGAGCGCGGACTTCCGACTCCGTGATCCCCAGGTCTACGCCCAGTGGTACAACCTGGAGCACCGCCATGCCGATCTGCTGGATCAGGCGGTTTACGGCCTGCCGGAGCTGTACGCCCGGGACATCGCCCGGGCGGACCTGACGGCCAACCCCGGCTGCTATCCCACCAGCGTCCTGCTGGCCCTGGCCCCGGCCCTGCAGGTCGGGCTGGTGGAGCCGGACGGGATTGTTGCCGATTCCAAGTCCGGGGCCTCCGGGGCCGGGCGCAAGGCGGCCACGGCCACGTTGTTCTGCGAGGTCCACGACACCTTCCGGGCCTACGGCCTGGGCAAACATCGCCACACCCCGGAAATGGAGCAGGAAATGGGCAAGCTGGTCGGGGCTCCGGTGGTCTTGTCCTTCAATCCGCACCTGCTGCCCGTCGACCGGGGCATCCTGTCCACGGTCTACACCCGGCTGACCCGGTCCGTCACCGGAGAAGAAGTCCAGGAACTCTACCGCGAATTCTACTCCAGCCGTTCCGAGACCCTGGGCCCGACCGCCGGGGCCTGGGTGCGCGTCCACCCGCAAGGATCATGGCCGGAAACCCGTTTCACCCGCGGAACCATGTTCTGCGACCTCGGCCTGCTGGTGGATGCGCGGACAAACCGGCTGGTGATCGTCAGCGTCATCGACAACCTCTGCCGCGGCGCATCCGGCCAGGCCCTGGCCAACGCCAACCTGATGCTGGGCTTCGACCCGGCCCTAGGTTTGCCTGTTGCGCCTTTGGTGCCGTAA
- a CDS encoding type II toxin-antitoxin system VapC family toxin produces MSVRVFLDTGYLLALVRKNDQHHQAALAGAARFTGPYTTTSLILVELGNSLAAPAYRNVAVAVIDELKADSRTTIVEFNSGYFEKTFDLYRNRMDQGWGFVDCFSFLIMEHYGIHTALCFDSHFKQAGFATPLLSEAAFRTH; encoded by the coding sequence ATGAGTGTTCGTGTTTTTCTGGATACGGGCTATCTCCTTGCCTTGGTTCGGAAAAACGACCAGCATCACCAAGCGGCTTTGGCTGGGGCTGCCCGATTTACCGGGCCATACACAACAACCTCCCTGATATTGGTTGAGCTTGGGAACAGTCTTGCCGCTCCAGCATACAGAAATGTGGCGGTGGCCGTGATTGATGAGCTCAAAGCTGACTCACGGACGACCATCGTGGAGTTCAATTCGGGGTATTTTGAGAAAACATTCGATCTGTACAGAAATCGAATGGATCAGGGCTGGGGGTTTGTTGATTGCTTCTCGTTTCTGATCATGGAACATTATGGCATCCACACGGCCCTTTGTTTTGACAGCCACTTCAAACAGGCCGGGTTCGCTACTCCGCTGTTGTCTGAAGCGGCTTTTAGAACCCACTGA
- a CDS encoding prepilin peptidase, translating into MTPLISFFPLIALALGLVLGSFYNVCIHRYLTGESIVLPASHCPRCRNALSWWENIPLISFILLRGRCRACKESISWRYPIVEAVSGVWALLLAVQFGLGWEWLLYMIVGGLLIIMSFIDFQEFILPDVFTFPGAMLAFAGTALLTNMPWVDSLLGAVIGAGAFWLLQKGYYLLRGVEGLGTGDIKLMLMLGALVGWQGLPMMIFLAAFTALAASLGYMAKNAHQGMQTRIPFGPFLSLGAMLQILYGPVLMQLLLPLA; encoded by the coding sequence ATGACTCCATTGATTTCTTTTTTTCCCCTCATCGCCCTGGCTCTCGGTCTCGTCCTGGGCAGTTTCTACAACGTCTGCATCCATCGCTATCTGACCGGGGAATCCATTGTCCTGCCGGCTTCGCATTGTCCGCGTTGCCGCAACGCGCTTTCCTGGTGGGAGAACATTCCGCTGATCAGCTTCATCCTGTTGCGCGGGCGGTGCCGGGCTTGCAAGGAGTCTATTTCCTGGCGTTATCCCATCGTGGAGGCGGTTTCCGGAGTCTGGGCCCTGCTGCTGGCAGTGCAATTCGGCCTGGGCTGGGAATGGCTCTTGTACATGATCGTCGGCGGATTGCTGATCATCATGAGCTTCATCGATTTTCAGGAATTCATCCTGCCGGACGTGTTCACGTTCCCTGGAGCAATGTTGGCTTTTGCCGGGACGGCGTTGCTGACCAACATGCCCTGGGTTGACTCCCTGTTGGGCGCGGTGATCGGCGCGGGGGCCTTCTGGTTGTTGCAGAAAGGGTATTATTTGCTGCGCGGAGTGGAGGGGCTGGGAACCGGGGACATCAAGCTGATGCTGATGCTCGGGGCCCTGGTGGGGTGGCAGGGGCTGCCGATGATGATTTTTCTGGCCGCGTTCACGGCCCTGGCGGCCAGCCTGGGCTACATGGCAAAAAATGCCCATCAGGGCATGCAGACCCGGATTCCCTTCGGCCCGTTCCTGAGCCTGGGAGCCATGCTTCAAATCTTGTACGGGCCGGTGTTAATGCAGCTTTTACTGCCCTTGGCGTAG